GTTGATGCGCAGCGCCGGCCAGGTCGTAACACATGATGAACTCCTGCGCTCCGTATGGGGTGAACAGTACCGAGGTGATTTCTCCGTATTGCGTGTGAATATCTCTCGTCTACGCCAAAAGCTGGAAGACAATCCGCGCCGCCCTTCCTATATCGTGACAGCACCAGGCCAGGGCTATTGGATGCCCTTAAACCGATAAACAAGTTACAACTCTATTTTGACTTGCGACATTCCTGACGAGCGGCTTCAATCCTGATAAGCCTGCTGGCAGAAAGCGTTACAATGTGCTACAGTGCGGACAAATACTGTTCTGTTTGCTCATTGGTTCAAAGAATCGCATGTCAAACGATTACGATGCGCTTGCCCCAGTTTATGACATCCTCGAAATTGGCAACTTCGCGGAGGCCTTGACGCCGATGCTGGTTGACTACGCTTTGCGCCATGAATGGATGGGGCGTCGTATTATGAGTGTGGGCTGTGGCACAGGTAAAGGTCTTTCCTGGCTCGCACAGCATGGTTATTTGCTGACCGCAGTGGATCAATCCGAGGCGATGCTCACAGTCGCCAAAGAAAACTTAAAATCCAGCCGGGGCACCATTGATTGGCACCAGCAAAACATACTCAAGCTAGAGGGCATCGATAACATGGACATGGTCCTTGCCCTGAATGTGATGGGTGAACTCAATACCCTCAAAGAGTTAGAAACAGCCTTCCAGGCCATCCGGCGTACCCTACACAATGAGCGCCTTTTCATCTTCGACATTTACACCATCGAAGGCCTTGTCATCCGTCAGCAATCTGGAGACCAGCTCCTACAGGATCAGGATAACCTGACCGTCTTCGCGACAAATCACTATGATTATGAGCGACAGATCCAAGCAAGGCACTATCGGATTTATCACCAACAAAGTGACCAGCAATGGCAGCGCGTTGATGCCAAGCGCACATTACGTTCCTACCCTATTCAAGCCGTCCTAGCACTTGTCAAACGTGCAAAGTTCGAGGTTGCCACAGTATTAACCCACGATTTGCAACCATATGACCCTGGCAAGGCACATACCGAGCGGGTTATCATATTGGCGAAGTCAACCTAAGCAGCGTCCAAATCGGCTGAGATAAAGGGGTTGGCTCACGTAGGCCTATTGTGTATCAAAGTTCGTTTTTGGAGTTGTTATACCAACGAGCCGTTTACCTGGTGGCCCTCCAGGTCCTGTCAGATAAGTGCTTAAACCCACAGTCACCAAAGCCGTTTTAGAGGTATGTTTCGCTATGACCATCACTGACATCACACAATCATCTGGAATACCTGAAACGCCAACCCAAGTCTATCCTGTTGATATTGAACACACTGGCATCCGGCTTGCTGGCTGCACCACGCTGATTCTGACAACGATCGTCACGTTTTTCATCATTGATACGTTCATCCTGCCACAGGGCTACCTGCTTTCAATATTCGGTAGCCTGGGCGTGGCCGCTCTGGCAACATATTTGATGGATAACTTTCTGAAAGGGCGCTGGGCCAGTGGGCGTGTGCTGCACGTCAATAATGAGCGCATTGCACTGACACGCAATGAAAAGATCGAGCGCGTTGTTGACCCAACGCAGCACGTCAACGTCTTACTATGGCGCTTTGTGATACAAAAGAACCAGCGCGTCAAAAAGGGCTGGAACGTCATTGCTTGTGCGCTGGAGCAAGATGATACAGTGCTGCCCATTTATGCCTTTGTTGCTCCGGATGACCTGGAAAAACTCCCGTTACATGATGAATTCACCCTCTTAGAAGCAAAGAAAGCACCCAGCAAAGGTGGCTCAATACGCGATATGCGCCATGCTGGGGAACAGCGCCGCTTACACGACGCGGAGCGCGAACGTGGTGAAGATGGCGCAGAAATGTCCTTAGAACATTTCACACGTTTTCTTGAAACGCTGCAAGAATCCTTCCCTAAATGGATGCCCCAAAAATGACACAATTGCCCTGGTGGCGCTGGTGCATGGTCCTGACCTTTGCACTGGCCACCACCTTCATACAGATGGATGCCCAGGCCCAGGATGATACCCTTGTCGTTACCGGGCAAAGCATCACAAACAGCCTCGCTTCGGGTGAATCCGCTGTGTGGCGGTTGCCTGCACGCGATGGCGCGATGTTCTCTTTTATTGTGGAACAGGTCAACGGCGATCTGGACCCGATCCTCAGCATTGAAGACACCAACGGGAACGTACTCATCAGCAACGATGATTACAGCTCAGATACGTTGGACGCAGCTATTGAAGGTTTTACAGTCCCTCGTAACGGCACCTATATTGTGCGCATCAGCGCTTATGGTGACACAAGCGGGGATTATCGTCTGACAGCCCTACCCGGCTATGCCGCCATTTCTCTACATGAAGAATTTAACGAAGACCGAGATTGGCAGCTCATCACCAGCAGTGAAGGCGATGATGCCCAGGTGAACCTTGCGGATAGCCAACTACATATTGAAGTAGAAGGCATCCAGCAGACAGCCCGCGTCACCGCCACAAATCTGGAAACGCCTGATCACTTTTTCGCACAACTCATGGTGAATAACGTCAGCGGGCGCAATGGCTGGCAAGTCGGCATGACCTATCGCCAGCGCGGCAATAATTCGTACTACATCTATCTGGTGGATCATAGAGGCTACTGGCGTGCCGCTGTCGTGGAAGATGGTGAAGAACGCGTTTTAAGCGATTGGAACCCACACCCGGCCATCGTCGCGGGCACGACAAGCTTCGAACTCAGCATCTTCGTCAAAGATGATCGCCATGAATTCTTATATGACGGGCAACTCATTGGCGATGTCCGCGATGATACGTTGCTGGAAGGCGGTCGTATTGGTTTTGTGGCGGATACAGTCAACGCGTTAGGCAGCCGAACCAGCATCTTATTGGACGATCTGATCGTCACGGTGCCTATGGTCAATGGGACGCAAGCAATCCCCGTTCAGCAACTTGTCGTTACATCATCCGGAAATATGGTGCGCGAGCTGGAACGCCGCAATGTCATCCCTGCTGGCGGTGCACAAACGCTCTCATTGGAAGAAACATCTGCCCGCTTTACGAATGCAGGCGTCAGCCGCTATGCTGTGGCGAGCAACGTCACGTTTAGCAATGTCGTCGTGGGTGCAACGATTGACTGGCCCTTTACAGAGCGCCTGAATGGCTGTGGGCTGGTTGTACGAGATGCAGGTGATGAAGATACTTACGTTGTGGGATTCATCGACAGCAACGGCGGTGTCGCGCTCAGCCAGCGAGAAGGAGATGCCTTCACAGAGACTGTCTTCCGCGATGATATCGACCTGCCCACCAACAGCAGTTATCACATCCTGCTCATTGCAATAGATGACGAAGTTCGCCTCTTTGTAGAAGGCGAATATGTCGGCAGCATTGAAAGTATCAACGCTGAGGGTGGTATCGGTCAGGCTGTCATCAACTATGATCCAGGCGATACAACCTGCCAGTTCGATAACCTTTGGGTATGGAGCTGGTAAGTCGTCAACGTCCACCATAACAGGAGTACCAAAAAGAGGTCAGCATACACTGACCTCTTTTTTATTGCCTTAGCTATGATCTTTAGCGTACGGGTTCATTCCAATAGGGGTCCACATCGTAGTAACGATAGACTTCATTCTGGAAGTCCATGTTGCCTGTCTGTGGCCAATGGTCCTTATCAAACCCAGGCGCATTCTGCAAACGTTCCTTATTTGCATCCAAGATGAACCGCTCATTGTTTTGGTCAATCGTGAATGATTGGAACGGTACGGCAAACAGCTTGTTGCCGATGCCCAAAATGCCACCAAAGGACAGGACAGCGTATAAAATGCGGCCTGTCGTCAGGTCGATCATCAAATCTTCAATGTGACCGATGTCCTCGCCCTGCGTATTAACAACATTCGTTCCGTTTAAACTAGTCGCAGAAAGAGCACGTACAATGTCATTCTTACCCATTTTGTTGCTCCTCAAACTCTAAATTTCCTAGATTGTGCGTCAGCATTACTTCAACTGACTATACCAACAGCATAATCGCAAGAGCTAAGGCCCCTCTTGGTTCTATTTAAGAAGGTCGTATAACAATCTAAATTACAGATGAGACAGGTAAATCGCAGTAGCGACGATCTATCCCGCGAATCGGTAACAAAAAAGCGCGACCCTGAGGCCGCGCCTTTTGTTTTACTATGTGTTGCTAAAGCAAGGATTGCTTAGCC
The Phototrophicus methaneseepsis DNA segment above includes these coding regions:
- a CDS encoding class I SAM-dependent DNA methyltransferase, which produces MSNDYDALAPVYDILEIGNFAEALTPMLVDYALRHEWMGRRIMSVGCGTGKGLSWLAQHGYLLTAVDQSEAMLTVAKENLKSSRGTIDWHQQNILKLEGIDNMDMVLALNVMGELNTLKELETAFQAIRRTLHNERLFIFDIYTIEGLVIRQQSGDQLLQDQDNLTVFATNHYDYERQIQARHYRIYHQQSDQQWQRVDAKRTLRSYPIQAVLALVKRAKFEVATVLTHDLQPYDPGKAHTERVIILAKST
- a CDS encoding PRC-barrel domain-containing protein codes for the protein MGKNDIVRALSATSLNGTNVVNTQGEDIGHIEDLMIDLTTGRILYAVLSFGGILGIGNKLFAVPFQSFTIDQNNERFILDANKERLQNAPGFDKDHWPQTGNMDFQNEVYRYYDVDPYWNEPVR